A region from the Corylus avellana chromosome ca7, CavTom2PMs-1.0 genome encodes:
- the LOC132186337 gene encoding casein kinase 1-like protein 2 isoform X1 has protein sequence MEPRVGNKFRLGRKIGSGSFGEIYLGTNIQTNEEVAIKLENVKTKHPQLLYESKLYKILQGGTGIPNVRWFGVEGDYNVLVMDLLGPSLEDLFNFCSRKLSLKTVLMLADQMINRVEFVHSKSFLHRDIKPDNFLMGLGRRANQVYVIDFGLAKKYRDATTHQHIPYRENKNLTGTARYASMNTHLGIEQSRRDDLESLGYVLMYFLRGSLPWQGLKAGTKKQKYEKISEKKVSTSIEALSRGYPTEFASYFHYCRSLRFDDKPDYAYLKRLFRDLFIREGFQFDYVFDWTILKYQQSQIATPPTRALGPGAGPSSGIPPATANADRHLVSFIAGGEEGRPIGWSSTDPSRRRHSGPVVNAGSLSKQKSPVANDPTVAKDSVLSGSNFLRSSGSSRRAVMSSNRDAAITGSEADPSRVDTTDGSSGAFRKISGVQRGSPVISSEHRTSSGRNASNIKNFESTLRGIETLHFNSDERAQY, from the exons ATGGAGCCACGAGTTGGGAACAAGTTTCGACTCGGTCGCAAGATCGGTAGCGGATCGTTTGGAGAGATCTATCTCG GTACTAATATTCAGACGAATGAGGAGGTTGCGATTAAGCTT GAAAATGTCAAGACTAAGCATCCCCAATTGTTGTATGAGTCAAAGTTGTATAAAATACTACAGGGAGGAA CTGGAATTCCAAATGTAAGATGGTTTGGCGTTGAAGGAGACTATAATGTTCTTGTGATGGATTTACTGGGACCCAGTCTTGAAGATTTATTCAACTTTTGCAGTAGGAAATTGTCCCTTAAGACTGTACTTATGCTTGCAGATCAGATG ATCAATCGTGTTGAGTTTGTTCATTCCAAATCATTTCTACATCGGGATATTAAGCCTGACAACTTCCTTATGGGTTTAGGGAGGCGTGCAAATCAG GTCTACGTCATTGACTTTGGTCTGGCTAAGAAGTATAGAGATGCTACAACTCATCAACATATTCCTTATAG agaaaataaaaatttgacaggAACTGCAAGATATGCCAGCATGAACACTCACCTTGGCATTG AACAAAGCCGTAGGGATGATTTAGAATCACTTGGATATGTTCTTATGTATTTCTTAAGAGGAAG TCTTCCTTGGCAGGGACTGAAAGCTGGAACTAAGAAGCAGAAGTATGAGAAGATCAGTGAGAAGAAAGTATCAACTTCTATTGAG GCCTTATCTCGGGGTTATCCTACAGAATTTGCTTCATACTTCCATTATTGCCGGTCTCTACGGTTTGATGATAAGCCAGATTATGCTTATCTCAAAAGACTATTCCGTGACCTTTTTATTCGTGAAG GCTTTCAGTTCGATTATGTGTTTGATTGGACCATTTTGAAATATCAACAATCCCAGATTGCGACTCCTCCTACTCGTGCTCTT GGTCCTGGTGCTGGACCTAGCTCTGGCATACCACCAGCTACTGCAAATGCTGATAGACATTTAG TGTCATTCATTGCAGGTGGTGAAGAAGGTAGACCTATTGGTTGGTCTTCAACAGATCCCTCTCGTAGGAGACACTCTGGGCCAGTTGTAAATGCAGGAAGCCTTTCTAAACAGAAAAGTCCAGTTGCCAATGATCCAACTGTAGCTAAAGATTCTGTG TTGTCTGGTTCTAATTTCTTGCGGTCAAGTGGATCATCAAGGCGAGCTGTTATGTCTAGCAATCGTGATGCAGCGATTACTGGCAGTGAGGCTGACCCTTCTCGCGTTGACACGACAGATGGAAGCTCTGGAGCTTTTCGTAAAATTTCTGGTGTGCAAAGAGGTTCACCTGTGATATCATCCGAGCACCGTACATCTTCCGGTAGAAATGCTTCAAATATAAAGAACTTTGAGTCCACTCTTCGGGGTATTGAGACCTTGCATTTTAACAGTGATGAGAGGGCACAGTATTAG
- the LOC132187849 gene encoding uncharacterized protein LOC132187849 → MEDFRSKSCRDGGGMQIESYYGGRTAATSMQDLRSFSVNYAGSSAQPTQIVNEVKMKKGKSSVGSSVSKSWSFNDPELQRKKRVAGYKVYAVEGKVKGSLRKSFRWIKKSYTQRLPWM, encoded by the exons ATGGAGGATTTCAGATCCAAGTCATGCAGGGATGGCGGCGGGATGCAGATTGAGAGCTACTACGGCGGCAGAACTGCGGCGACAAGCATGCAGGATCTGAGGTCTTTCAGCGTCAACTATGCCGGCTCATCGGCGCAGCCGACCCAGATAGTAAATGAGGTGAAGATGAAGAAAGGGAAAAGCAGCGTTGGGAGCTCTGTTTCGAAGAGCTGGAGCTTCAACGATCCCGAATTGCAGAGGAAGAAAAGGGTTGCTGGGTATAAGGTGTATGCCGTGGAGGGGAAGGTGAAAGGGTCTCTGAGGAAAAGCTTCCGGTGGATCAAGAAATCCTACACCCAG AGGTTGCCGTGGATGTGA
- the LOC132186337 gene encoding casein kinase 1-like protein 2 isoform X2 — protein MEPRVGNKFRLGRKIGSGSFGEIYLGTNIQTNEEVAIKLENVKTKHPQLLYESKLYKILQGGTGIPNVRWFGVEGDYNVLVMDLLGPSLEDLFNFCSRKLSLKTVLMLADQMINRVEFVHSKSFLHRDIKPDNFLMGLGRRANQVYVIDFGLAKKYRDATTHQHIPYRENKNLTGTARYASMNTHLGIEQSRRDDLESLGYVLMYFLRGSLPWQGLKAGTKKQKYEKISEKKVSTSIEALSRGYPTEFASYFHYCRSLRFDDKPDYAYLKRLFRDLFIREGFQFDYVFDWTILKYQQSQIATPPTRALGPGAGPSSGIPPATANADRHLGGEEGRPIGWSSTDPSRRRHSGPVVNAGSLSKQKSPVANDPTVAKDSVLSGSNFLRSSGSSRRAVMSSNRDAAITGSEADPSRVDTTDGSSGAFRKISGVQRGSPVISSEHRTSSGRNASNIKNFESTLRGIETLHFNSDERAQY, from the exons ATGGAGCCACGAGTTGGGAACAAGTTTCGACTCGGTCGCAAGATCGGTAGCGGATCGTTTGGAGAGATCTATCTCG GTACTAATATTCAGACGAATGAGGAGGTTGCGATTAAGCTT GAAAATGTCAAGACTAAGCATCCCCAATTGTTGTATGAGTCAAAGTTGTATAAAATACTACAGGGAGGAA CTGGAATTCCAAATGTAAGATGGTTTGGCGTTGAAGGAGACTATAATGTTCTTGTGATGGATTTACTGGGACCCAGTCTTGAAGATTTATTCAACTTTTGCAGTAGGAAATTGTCCCTTAAGACTGTACTTATGCTTGCAGATCAGATG ATCAATCGTGTTGAGTTTGTTCATTCCAAATCATTTCTACATCGGGATATTAAGCCTGACAACTTCCTTATGGGTTTAGGGAGGCGTGCAAATCAG GTCTACGTCATTGACTTTGGTCTGGCTAAGAAGTATAGAGATGCTACAACTCATCAACATATTCCTTATAG agaaaataaaaatttgacaggAACTGCAAGATATGCCAGCATGAACACTCACCTTGGCATTG AACAAAGCCGTAGGGATGATTTAGAATCACTTGGATATGTTCTTATGTATTTCTTAAGAGGAAG TCTTCCTTGGCAGGGACTGAAAGCTGGAACTAAGAAGCAGAAGTATGAGAAGATCAGTGAGAAGAAAGTATCAACTTCTATTGAG GCCTTATCTCGGGGTTATCCTACAGAATTTGCTTCATACTTCCATTATTGCCGGTCTCTACGGTTTGATGATAAGCCAGATTATGCTTATCTCAAAAGACTATTCCGTGACCTTTTTATTCGTGAAG GCTTTCAGTTCGATTATGTGTTTGATTGGACCATTTTGAAATATCAACAATCCCAGATTGCGACTCCTCCTACTCGTGCTCTT GGTCCTGGTGCTGGACCTAGCTCTGGCATACCACCAGCTACTGCAAATGCTGATAGACATTTAG GTGGTGAAGAAGGTAGACCTATTGGTTGGTCTTCAACAGATCCCTCTCGTAGGAGACACTCTGGGCCAGTTGTAAATGCAGGAAGCCTTTCTAAACAGAAAAGTCCAGTTGCCAATGATCCAACTGTAGCTAAAGATTCTGTG TTGTCTGGTTCTAATTTCTTGCGGTCAAGTGGATCATCAAGGCGAGCTGTTATGTCTAGCAATCGTGATGCAGCGATTACTGGCAGTGAGGCTGACCCTTCTCGCGTTGACACGACAGATGGAAGCTCTGGAGCTTTTCGTAAAATTTCTGGTGTGCAAAGAGGTTCACCTGTGATATCATCCGAGCACCGTACATCTTCCGGTAGAAATGCTTCAAATATAAAGAACTTTGAGTCCACTCTTCGGGGTATTGAGACCTTGCATTTTAACAGTGATGAGAGGGCACAGTATTAG
- the LOC132188304 gene encoding uncharacterized protein LOC132188304, with amino-acid sequence MEDFRSKSCRDGGGMQIESYYGGRTAATSMQDLRSFSVNYAGSSAQPTQIVNEVKMKKGKSSVGSSVSKSWSFNDPELQRKKRVAGYKVYAVEGKVKGSLRKSFRWIKKSYTQVLYGWR; translated from the coding sequence ATGGAGGATTTCAGATCCAAGTCATGCAGGGATGGCGGCGGGATGCAGATTGAGAGCTACTACGGCGGCAGAACTGCGGCGACAAGCATGCAGGATCTGAGGTCTTTCAGCGTCAACTATGCCGGCTCATCGGCGCAGCCGACCCAGATAGTAAATGAGGTGAAGATGAAGAAAGGGAAAAGCAGCGTTGGGAGCTCTGTTTCGAAGAGCTGGAGCTTCAACGATCCCGAATTGCAGAGGAAGAAAAGGGTTGCTGGGTATAAGGTGTATGCCGTGGAGGGGAAGGTGAAAGGGTCTCTGAGGAAAAGCTTCCGGTGGATCAAGAAATCCTACACCCAGGTGCTCTATGGATGGCGGTGA
- the LOC132186664 gene encoding eukaryotic initiation factor 4A-15-like, protein MAGVAPEGSQFDARQFDAKMNELLTADGQDFFTSYDEVYDSFDAMGLQENLLRGIYAYGFEKPSAIQQRGIVPFCKGLDVIQQAQSGTGKTATFCSGILQQLDYGHVQCQALVLAPTRELAQQIEKVMRALGDYLGVKVHACVGGTSVREDQRILQAGVHGVVGTPGRVFDMLRRQSLRPDSIRMFVLDEADEMLSRGFKDQIYDIFQLLPAKVQVGVFSATMPPEALEITRKFMNKPVRILVKRDELTLEGIKQFYVNVEKEEWKLETLCDLYETLAITQSVIFVNTRRKVDWLTDKMRSRDHTVSATHGDMDQNTRDIIMREFRSGSSRVLITTDLLARGIDVQQVSLVINFDLPTQPENYLHRIGRSGRFGRKGVAINFVTRDDERMLYDIQKFYNVVIEELPNNIADLL, encoded by the exons ATGGCAGGTGTTGCTCCGGAAGGTTCACAATTTGATGCTCGTCAGTTCGATGCAAAAATGAATGAGTT ACTCACAGCTGACGGACAAGACTTTTTCACCTCATATGATGAGGTTTATGACAGTTTTGATGCAATGGGTTTACAAGAAAACCTTCTGAGGGGTATCTATGCTTATG GTTTTGAGAAGCCTTCTGCAATTCAGCAAAGGGGGATTGTTCCTTTCTGCAAAGGCCTGGATGTGATTCAACAGGCTCAGTCTGGAACTGGGAAAACAGCAACTTTCTGCTCTGGGATTTTGCAGCAACTTGATTATGGCCATGTCCAGTGCCAGGCTTTGGTTTTGGCACCCACTAGGGAACTAGCACAACAGATAGAGAAGGTTATGCGAGCACTTGGTGATTATCTTGGTGTTAAGGTTCATGCCTGTGTTGGTGGGACAAGTGTTCGTGAGGATCAACGCATTCTCCAAGCTGGTGTCCATGGTGTTGTCGGAACTCCTGGTCGTGTGTTTGATATGTTGCGAAGGCAATCACTTCGTCCTGACTCAATTAGGATGTTTGTATTGGATGAGGCTGATGAAATGCTTTCTCGTGGTTTCAAGGATCAG ATCTATGATATTTTCCAGCTGTTGCCGGCGAAAGTTCAGGTCGGGGTGTTCTCTGCTACAATGCCTCCTGAAGCCCTTGAGATCACCAGGAAGTTTATGAACAAGCCTGTTAGAATCTTGGTAAAGCGTGATGAGCTAACCCTTGAGGGTATCAAGCAGTTTTATGTCAATGTCGAGAAGGAAGAATGGAAGCTTGAGACACTGTGTGATCTGTATGAGACACTGGCCATCACCCAGAGTGTCATTTTTGTGAACACCCGGCGTAAAGTTGACTGGCTCACTGACAAGATGCGAAGCCGTGACCACACCGTCTCAGCCACCCATGGTGACATGGACCAGAACACTCGAGATATAATCATGCGGGAATTCCGCTCTGGCTCTTCCCGTGTTCTCATCACCACCGATCTCTTGGCTCGTGGTATTGATGTGCAGCAGGTCTCCCTAGTCATAAATTTTGATCTCCCGACCCAACCAGAAAACTACCTTCATCGTATTGGACGTAGTGGTCGGTTTGGGAGAAAGGGTGTTGCCATTAATTTTGTTACCAGGGATGATGAGAGAATGCTGTACGACATTCAGAAATTCTACAATGTGGTCATCGAGGAGCTGCCAAACAATATTGCCGATCTCCTGTGA